From the genome of Blautia pseudococcoides, one region includes:
- the ispG gene encoding flavodoxin-dependent (E)-4-hydroxy-3-methylbut-2-enyl-diphosphate synthase, with protein sequence MYRDHTKVVRIGEKKIGGGNPILIQSMTNTKTEDVKATVAQILALEAAGCEIVRCTVPSWDAAEALGEIKKQIHIPLVADIHFDYRMAVAAMEKGADKIRINPGNIGGPEKIKAVVDTAKERNIPIRVGVNSGSLEKELVEKYHGVTAEGLVESALDKVKIIEDFGYDNLVISIKSSDVLMCIKAHELLAERTHYPLHVGITEAGTLYSGNIKSAVGLGVILYQGIGDTIRVSLTGDPVEEIKSAKRILKTLNLRKGGIEVVSCPTCGRTQIDLIGLANQVETMVQEFPLDIKVAVMGCVVNGPGEAKEADIGIAGGKGVGLLIKKGEIIRKVPEAELLGTLRRELENWEK encoded by the coding sequence ATGTATCGTGACCATACAAAAGTGGTGCGGATAGGTGAAAAAAAAATAGGAGGGGGAAACCCTATTCTGATCCAGTCCATGACCAATACAAAAACAGAGGATGTAAAAGCCACGGTGGCACAGATTCTTGCTTTGGAAGCGGCAGGGTGTGAGATCGTCCGCTGTACGGTTCCGAGCTGGGATGCGGCAGAGGCCCTTGGGGAGATCAAGAAACAGATCCATATTCCCCTGGTGGCTGACATTCATTTTGATTACAGGATGGCTGTTGCCGCAATGGAGAAGGGGGCTGACAAGATTCGTATCAATCCGGGCAACATTGGAGGGCCGGAGAAAATAAAGGCCGTTGTGGACACTGCAAAGGAGCGGAATATCCCCATCCGGGTGGGTGTCAATTCCGGTTCCCTGGAAAAAGAGCTGGTGGAGAAGTATCACGGTGTGACTGCGGAGGGGCTTGTGGAGAGTGCGCTTGACAAGGTGAAGATCATTGAGGATTTTGGCTATGACAACCTGGTGATCAGCATCAAATCCTCAGATGTGCTCATGTGCATCAAAGCCCATGAACTTTTGGCAGAGAGGACGCATTATCCTCTCCATGTGGGAATCACAGAAGCAGGCACCCTGTACTCCGGCAATATCAAATCCGCTGTTGGCCTTGGCGTTATTTTGTATCAGGGGATAGGGGACACCATCCGGGTATCCCTGACCGGGGACCCGGTGGAGGAGATCAAGTCAGCAAAGAGGATCTTAAAGACCCTGAATCTCCGAAAAGGAGGTATAGAGGTGGTGTCCTGCCCTACCTGCGGAAGAACGCAGATAGATTTGATCGGACTTGCAAACCAGGTGGAAACCATGGTGCAGGAGTTCCCTCTGGACATTAAGGTGGCTGTTATGGGCTGTGTGGTCAACGGCCCCGGTGAGGCAAAAGAGGCGGATATCGGTATCGCAGGCGGCAAAGGTGTGGGCCTGCTGATCAAAAAGGGTGAGATCATCCGAAAAGTTCCGGAGGCAGAGCTTCTTGGAACCCTTAGGCGGGAACTGGAGAACTGGGAGAAATAG
- the folP gene encoding dihydropteroate synthase yields MKIGNRIFDTEHECYIMGILNVTPDSFSDGGKWNDMERAKQHAADMIAEGAAIVDVGGESTRPGHQQITVQEEIDRVVPVIEMLKQNFDIPVSIDSYKSQVVEAALKAGADMVNDIWGFKYDKKVAELTARYQVPCCLMHNREKAEYTDFMQDMCRDLRECAAIAKEAGVADDRIILDPGVGFGKNYEHNLAAIHHLEMLREIGYPVLLAASRKSVIGNTLDLPADQRVEGTLVTTVMGVEKGAAFVRVHDVKENLRAIRMTQAILRQRKGI; encoded by the coding sequence ATGAAAATCGGAAACAGAATCTTTGATACGGAACATGAATGCTATATTATGGGGATTTTAAATGTGACCCCCGATTCCTTTTCAGACGGCGGAAAGTGGAACGATATGGAGCGGGCAAAACAGCACGCAGCAGACATGATCGCAGAAGGGGCTGCCATTGTTGACGTGGGCGGAGAGTCCACGCGTCCGGGACACCAGCAGATCACCGTGCAGGAGGAAATCGACCGGGTGGTGCCCGTCATAGAGATGCTGAAACAGAATTTTGATATTCCGGTATCCATTGACAGCTATAAAAGCCAGGTAGTGGAAGCTGCCTTAAAAGCAGGCGCTGATATGGTAAATGACATTTGGGGATTCAAATATGACAAAAAGGTGGCAGAGCTGACGGCCCGGTATCAGGTCCCCTGCTGTCTGATGCATAACAGAGAGAAGGCAGAGTACACAGATTTCATGCAGGATATGTGCCGGGATTTAAGGGAGTGTGCTGCTATCGCAAAAGAGGCCGGTGTGGCAGATGACAGGATCATCCTGGACCCGGGCGTAGGGTTTGGAAAGAACTATGAACATAATCTGGCTGCGATCCACCATCTGGAAATGCTGCGGGAGATTGGGTATCCCGTTCTTCTGGCAGCCTCCAGAAAATCCGTAATCGGCAATACCCTGGACCTGCCTGCTGACCAGAGGGTGGAGGGTACACTGGTCACTACTGTTATGGGCGTAGAGAAAGGTGCTGCCTTTGTCAGAGTCCACGATGTGAAAGAAAACCTGCGCGCCATACGCATGACACAGGCAATTCTGCGGCAGAGAAAGGGAATATAA
- the folE gene encoding GTP cyclohydrolase I FolE encodes MNQDKIKEGVGLILEGIGEDINREGLLETPDRIARMYEELAAGYSDDAAVHLRKRFHVDNNDMVMEKDIHFYSFCEHHMLPFYGNAAIAYIPNGEVVGLSKIARTVEVFAKRFQLQERLTAQIADAFMEELKPKGVMVLIQAEHMCMTMRGIKKPGTRTVSVVTRGIFDNNENLQNSFYRMLDC; translated from the coding sequence ATGAACCAGGATAAGATAAAAGAGGGAGTAGGCCTGATTCTGGAAGGGATTGGGGAGGATATAAACAGAGAGGGACTTTTGGAGACACCGGACAGAATTGCCCGCATGTATGAGGAACTGGCTGCCGGATATTCGGATGATGCGGCAGTGCATCTGAGGAAGCGTTTTCATGTGGACAATAATGACATGGTGATGGAAAAGGATATTCATTTTTATTCCTTCTGTGAGCATCACATGCTGCCCTTCTATGGGAATGCAGCCATTGCCTATATTCCCAACGGGGAAGTGGTGGGACTTAGTAAGATTGCAAGAACCGTGGAGGTCTTTGCCAAGAGATTTCAGCTTCAGGAGAGACTGACAGCCCAGATCGCGGACGCCTTTATGGAAGAACTGAAGCCCAAGGGCGTAATGGTGCTGATACAGGCAGAGCATATGTGCATGACCATGCGGGGAATTAAAAAACCGGGAACCAGAACCGTATCTGTGGTAACCAGAGGTATCTTTGACAACAATGAAAACCTGCAGAATTCCTTCTATAGAATGCTGGACTGCTGA
- the folK gene encoding 2-amino-4-hydroxy-6-hydroxymethyldihydropteridine diphosphokinase produces the protein MNPEKYDKITIEDLEIFANHGVFPEENKLGQKFMVSAILYTNTLRAGRTDELAASIDYGAVSHFITSYMQKHTFKLLEAAAEHLAEEMLRSIAHLEAVTLEIKKPWAPVGLPLKTVSVKITRGWHTAYIALGSNLGDKKAYLDMAVEELDKTEGCQVLKVSEYLVTEPYGGVEQDDFLNACLSMRTLYEPFQLLVRMHEIEQAAKRERLVHWGPRTLDLDLLLFDDEIIDTEELNVPHVEMHLRDFVLIPLAEIAPWKLHPVLGKTVGQLAAELKR, from the coding sequence ATGAATCCGGAAAAATACGATAAGATCACCATAGAAGATTTGGAGATATTTGCAAACCACGGTGTGTTCCCTGAGGAAAATAAACTGGGCCAGAAATTCATGGTATCCGCTATACTGTACACAAATACACTGCGTGCAGGCAGAACCGATGAACTGGCAGCATCCATTGACTATGGTGCTGTGAGCCATTTTATCACTTCTTACATGCAGAAGCACACCTTTAAGCTTCTTGAAGCTGCAGCGGAGCATCTGGCAGAGGAGATGCTCCGAAGCATCGCCCATCTGGAAGCAGTCACCCTGGAGATCAAAAAACCCTGGGCCCCTGTGGGGCTTCCGCTGAAAACCGTATCCGTAAAGATAACCAGGGGATGGCATACCGCCTATATTGCCCTTGGTTCCAATCTGGGAGATAAGAAGGCATATCTGGATATGGCGGTGGAGGAACTGGACAAGACGGAAGGCTGCCAAGTTCTGAAGGTATCAGAGTATCTGGTGACCGAACCCTATGGCGGCGTAGAGCAGGATGACTTTCTGAACGCCTGCCTCAGTATGCGGACTTTGTATGAGCCGTTTCAGCTTTTGGTGCGGATGCATGAAATTGAACAGGCAGCCAAAAGAGAACGGCTGGTACACTGGGGACCGCGAACACTGGACTTGGATTTGCTGTTATTTGATGATGAGATCATAGATACAGAAGAACTGAACGTACCACATGTGGAAATGCATCTGCGGGATTTTGTGCTGATCCCGCTGGCGGAGATCGCTCCTTGGAAACTGCATCCGGTCCTTGGGAAGACAGTGGGGCAGTTGGCGGCGGAATTAAAGAGATGA
- a CDS encoding pyridoxal phosphate-dependent aminotransferase — protein MLKHKDHFHGSDLEKIEEIYGIKKEDITSFSANVNPLGISPLLRETLASHVDAITTYPDRDYAKLRKSICAYTGAQFENIIVGNGSTELISLFIQTTHPEKALILGPTYSEYEREIALEGGHTLYYPLKEENNFQMDVNDLCSQMKDGLDLLVLCNPNNPTASAISRKDMRKILDAALQYGIAVMVDETYAEFAPDDLKVSSIPLTNNYNNLIVLRGISKFFAAPGLRLGYAVTGNPDLLKYINTKKNPWTINSLAEIAGCIMFSDKDYIEKTRTLITTERERLLSLLSAWDTVKVYPSCTNFILIKILKEDVTSDMLFDCCIRKGLMIRDCSTFPFLDSSYVRFCVMSPEKNDELIGAFRELL, from the coding sequence ATGCTGAAACATAAAGACCACTTCCACGGCAGCGACCTGGAAAAAATCGAAGAAATCTATGGAATCAAAAAGGAAGACATCACCAGTTTTTCCGCCAATGTAAATCCTCTTGGCATCTCTCCCCTTTTAAGGGAGACACTGGCAAGCCATGTGGACGCCATCACCACCTACCCGGACAGGGACTACGCAAAACTGCGCAAAAGTATCTGCGCCTACACCGGAGCCCAGTTTGAGAACATTATTGTGGGCAACGGCTCCACAGAGCTGATCTCCCTGTTCATCCAGACCACCCACCCGGAAAAAGCCCTGATCCTGGGTCCCACCTACTCAGAATACGAGAGGGAAATCGCGCTGGAAGGCGGACATACCCTCTATTATCCCCTGAAGGAGGAGAACAACTTCCAGATGGATGTAAACGACCTGTGCAGCCAGATGAAAGACGGCCTGGACCTGCTGGTACTCTGTAATCCCAACAACCCCACCGCCTCAGCCATCTCCAGAAAAGACATGCGGAAGATCCTGGATGCTGCCCTGCAGTACGGCATTGCAGTCATGGTGGACGAGACTTATGCAGAATTCGCCCCGGACGACTTAAAAGTATCCTCTATTCCTCTGACCAACAATTACAATAACCTGATCGTACTCAGGGGGATATCCAAGTTTTTCGCAGCCCCCGGCCTGAGACTGGGCTATGCTGTAACGGGAAATCCGGACTTATTAAAATACATCAATACCAAAAAGAACCCCTGGACCATCAACAGCCTGGCCGAGATCGCGGGCTGTATCATGTTCTCAGACAAGGATTATATAGAAAAGACCCGCACCCTCATCACCACAGAGCGGGAGCGGCTGCTTTCGCTTTTGTCCGCATGGGATACTGTGAAGGTCTATCCCTCCTGTACGAACTTTATTCTTATAAAAATATTGAAGGAGGATGTCACTTCAGATATGCTGTTTGACTGTTGTATAAGAAAAGGGCTTATGATACGTGACTGTTCCACATTTCCGTTCTTGGATTCTTCCTATGTGCGGTTCTGTGTGATGAGTCCGGAGAAAAATGATGAGCTGATTGGGGCTTTTCGGGAATTGTTGTAA
- a CDS encoding PolC-type DNA polymerase III: MEKNFLDVFPNLEVGQELAALLEEVVVTKAAVNPEKDHIRIYIRSRQWIHKKYIYSLEETIRNQFFPGVPMAVKIIEKFTLTGQYTPKLFFDAYRASMSMELKNYSILVYNMFRTAQISFPEEQKMELKMQSSVLAKSREEELVSYIEKVFCERCPFSLIVEPEYVEASESKVRKNSEIRIMQEAAHVIEQSSFGQQNDGEDFLEEGESSAVQGIGEGKSTDRKEASADKKPAEGGNKVDKDKKESKGGKDAKGKKAFGKGDRSFGDHKRSIKRSDNPDVLYGRDFEDETIPLESIQTEMGEVCIRGQIMTLETREIRNEKTIIIFAITDFTDSITVKMFARNDQVEEILGGVKEKAFLKLKGVTTIDRYDSELTIGSVVGIKKTAPFTSSRADTSPEKRVELHCHTKMSDMDGVSDAKAIIKRAYEWGHRAIAITDHGVVQAFPEANHCFDSWGGVVPPDADFKVIYGVEAYLVDDMKGIVQNSKGQSMRGTFVVFDIETTGFSALRDKIIEIGAVRVEDGKIVGRFSEFVNPRIPIPFRIEKLTSINDSMVAGAEGIDVLLPKFVEFCKGAVMVAHNAEFDMSFIEKNCKDLGIETDYTSVDTVGMARFLLPQLNRFKLDTVAKAVGVSLEHHHRAVDDAECTAQIFQKFITMCEERDIGTLDELNEKGAVSVNAVQKMPSYHAIILAKNDTGRVNLYHLVSDSHLIYYHRRPRIPKSLYLKYQEGLMIGSACEAGELYQAVLNGRPEPEIARLVSFYDYLEIQPIGNNAFMLRNEDRTDIQTEDDLRDVNKKIVKLGEMFNKPVVATCDVHFLDPSDEVYRRIIMAGKGFDDADQQPPLYLHTTEEMLDEFSYLGSEKAEEVVITNPNKIADMVEKISPIHNGKCPPVIENSDEMLREICYSKAHEIYGDELPKVVEERLERELNSIISNGYAVMYMIAQKLVWKSNSDGYLVGSRGSVGSSFAATMSGITEVNPLSPHYYCPSCHYCDFDSEEVRAYSGRAGCDMPDKNCPVCGKPLTKEGFDIPFETFLGFKGDKEPDIDLNFSGDYQGKAHRYVEVIFGAGQTFKAGTIGTLAEKTAFGYVKNYFEERGSRKRYCEINRIVQGCTGVRRTTGQHPGGIIVLPIGWDIEEFTPVQHPANDMGSDIITTHFDYHSIDSNLLKLDILGHDDPTMIRMLEDLTGINAREIPLDSNEVMSLFKNTDALGITPDDIRGCPLGCLGVPEFGTDFAMQMLIDANPTSFSDLVRISGLSHGTDVWLGNAQDLIKSGTATITTCICTRDDIMIYLINKGLEHGQAFTIMESVRKGKGLKPDWIDDMKAHDVPDWYIESCKKIKYMFPKAHAAAYVMMGWRIAYCKIYYPLAYYAAFFSIRATAFSYELMCQGKEKLEYFMDDYEKRKDTLSKKEQDTYRDMKIVQEMYARGFEFLPIDLYKANAHTFQIMDDKLMPALDTIEGLGDRAADAVVLAAEEGEFLSKDDFRNRTKVSKTVIDLMDDLGLFGDLPDSNQMSLFDFQ; the protein is encoded by the coding sequence ATGGAAAAGAATTTTCTGGATGTCTTCCCCAATCTGGAGGTGGGGCAGGAGCTGGCTGCTCTGCTGGAAGAGGTAGTGGTGACAAAGGCTGCCGTCAATCCGGAAAAAGACCATATCAGAATCTATATCCGGAGCAGACAGTGGATTCATAAAAAGTATATCTATTCCCTGGAGGAGACCATACGGAACCAGTTCTTTCCCGGTGTACCCATGGCAGTGAAGATCATAGAAAAATTCACTCTGACCGGCCAGTATACGCCAAAGCTGTTCTTTGACGCATACCGCGCCTCCATGTCCATGGAGCTGAAAAACTACAGCATTCTGGTATACAATATGTTCCGTACTGCCCAGATCTCCTTCCCGGAGGAACAGAAGATGGAGCTCAAAATGCAGTCTTCTGTGCTGGCTAAAAGCCGGGAGGAGGAACTTGTCTCTTACATTGAGAAGGTGTTCTGCGAGCGCTGTCCCTTTTCCCTGATCGTGGAGCCTGAATATGTGGAGGCCAGCGAGAGCAAGGTCCGCAAAAACAGCGAGATTCGTATTATGCAGGAGGCTGCCCACGTGATTGAGCAGTCTTCTTTCGGGCAGCAGAATGACGGGGAGGATTTCCTGGAAGAAGGAGAATCGTCCGCTGTCCAAGGTATCGGGGAAGGCAAAAGTACAGACAGAAAAGAAGCGTCTGCTGATAAAAAACCGGCAGAAGGCGGAAATAAGGTGGACAAAGACAAGAAAGAATCCAAAGGCGGAAAAGACGCGAAGGGCAAAAAAGCGTTTGGAAAAGGTGACCGCAGTTTCGGTGATCACAAACGGAGCATCAAACGCTCGGATAATCCCGACGTGCTCTATGGCAGGGATTTTGAGGACGAGACGATTCCTCTGGAAAGTATCCAGACAGAGATGGGTGAGGTCTGTATCCGCGGTCAGATCATGACACTGGAGACCAGAGAGATCAGAAATGAGAAGACCATCATCATTTTTGCGATCACGGATTTTACGGATTCCATCACGGTGAAGATGTTTGCGAGAAACGACCAGGTGGAAGAAATCCTGGGGGGTGTGAAGGAGAAAGCCTTCCTGAAACTGAAGGGCGTGACCACCATTGACCGGTATGACAGTGAGCTGACCATCGGAAGCGTGGTGGGTATCAAGAAGACTGCCCCGTTTACCAGTTCCAGGGCTGATACCAGCCCGGAAAAAAGAGTGGAGCTTCACTGCCACACTAAGATGAGTGATATGGATGGTGTGTCAGATGCAAAGGCCATCATCAAGCGCGCCTATGAGTGGGGGCACAGGGCCATTGCCATTACGGATCACGGGGTGGTGCAGGCTTTCCCGGAGGCGAACCACTGCTTTGATTCCTGGGGCGGGGTAGTGCCCCCGGATGCGGATTTTAAGGTCATTTACGGTGTGGAGGCATATCTGGTAGATGACATGAAGGGCATTGTGCAGAACAGCAAGGGACAGTCCATGCGGGGAACCTTTGTGGTATTTGATATAGAGACAACGGGTTTTTCAGCGCTTCGTGATAAGATCATCGAGATCGGTGCGGTCCGTGTGGAGGACGGCAAGATCGTGGGGCGGTTCTCTGAGTTTGTAAACCCCAGAATCCCCATTCCCTTCAGAATTGAGAAACTCACCAGCATCAATGACAGTATGGTAGCAGGTGCAGAGGGCATTGACGTGCTGCTTCCAAAATTCGTAGAGTTTTGCAAAGGGGCTGTCATGGTTGCCCACAATGCGGAATTTGATATGAGCTTTATTGAGAAGAACTGTAAGGATTTAGGGATTGAGACAGACTACACGTCCGTGGATACTGTGGGAATGGCGCGTTTCCTGCTTCCTCAGTTAAACCGTTTTAAGCTGGATACCGTGGCGAAAGCAGTGGGCGTTTCCCTGGAACATCACCACAGGGCGGTGGATGATGCGGAGTGTACAGCCCAGATTTTCCAGAAATTTATCACCATGTGTGAAGAGCGGGATATCGGCACCCTGGATGAACTTAACGAGAAGGGGGCTGTATCTGTGAATGCAGTGCAGAAAATGCCCTCTTACCATGCCATCATCCTGGCTAAAAATGATACGGGCAGGGTGAATCTCTATCATCTGGTGTCAGATTCCCATCTGATCTATTATCACAGAAGGCCCAGAATACCCAAAAGCCTGTATCTGAAATACCAGGAGGGGCTTATGATAGGCTCCGCCTGTGAGGCAGGGGAATTGTACCAGGCAGTCTTAAACGGCAGACCCGAACCGGAGATCGCCAGACTTGTGAGCTTCTATGACTATCTGGAGATCCAGCCTATCGGTAACAATGCCTTTATGCTGCGGAATGAGGACCGGACAGATATCCAGACGGAGGATGATCTAAGGGATGTCAATAAGAAGATCGTGAAGCTTGGGGAGATGTTCAATAAGCCCGTGGTCGCCACCTGCGACGTGCATTTCCTGGACCCATCGGATGAGGTATACAGAAGGATCATCATGGCTGGCAAGGGCTTTGATGATGCGGATCAACAGCCGCCTCTGTACCTTCATACCACGGAGGAAATGCTGGATGAATTTTCCTATCTGGGAAGTGAGAAGGCTGAGGAAGTTGTTATCACCAATCCAAACAAGATTGCGGATATGGTGGAGAAGATATCCCCGATCCACAATGGTAAATGTCCCCCTGTCATTGAAAATTCGGATGAAATGCTGCGAGAGATCTGCTACAGCAAGGCTCATGAGATATATGGGGATGAGCTTCCAAAAGTGGTTGAGGAGCGTCTGGAGAGGGAACTGAACTCGATCATCTCCAACGGATATGCGGTTATGTATATGATTGCCCAGAAACTGGTGTGGAAGAGTAACAGTGACGGTTATCTGGTAGGTTCCCGTGGTTCCGTGGGTTCTTCATTTGCTGCCACTATGTCAGGTATCACGGAGGTAAACCCTCTAAGCCCTCATTATTACTGTCCCTCCTGTCATTACTGTGATTTTGATTCCGAGGAGGTGCGGGCTTACTCCGGCAGGGCCGGCTGTGATATGCCGGATAAGAACTGTCCGGTGTGTGGAAAGCCCCTGACAAAAGAAGGGTTTGATATTCCCTTTGAGACCTTTTTGGGATTCAAGGGGGATAAGGAGCCTGATATTGACCTTAACTTCTCCGGAGATTACCAGGGCAAGGCCCACCGTTATGTGGAGGTTATCTTCGGGGCCGGGCAGACCTTCAAGGCAGGTACCATCGGTACCCTTGCGGAAAAGACAGCCTTCGGTTATGTGAAGAATTATTTTGAAGAGCGGGGAAGCCGGAAGCGGTACTGTGAGATCAACAGGATCGTGCAGGGATGCACAGGTGTCCGCAGGACCACGGGACAGCATCCGGGCGGCATTATTGTTCTTCCCATCGGCTGGGATATCGAGGAATTTACCCCGGTACAGCATCCCGCCAATGATATGGGCAGCGATATTATCACAACACACTTTGATTACCATTCCATTGACTCCAACCTGCTGAAGCTGGATATACTGGGACACGATGATCCCACAATGATCCGTATGCTGGAGGATTTGACCGGCATCAATGCCAGGGAGATCCCTCTGGACAGTAATGAGGTTATGTCTCTTTTCAAAAATACGGATGCATTGGGAATCACACCGGATGATATCAGGGGATGTCCTCTGGGCTGTCTGGGCGTTCCGGAGTTCGGAACGGATTTTGCCATGCAGATGTTGATCGACGCCAATCCCACCTCATTTTCTGATCTGGTGCGTATTTCCGGCCTGTCCCACGGTACGGATGTGTGGCTGGGAAATGCCCAGGATCTGATCAAGTCAGGGACGGCGACCATCACCACCTGTATCTGTACACGAGATGATATCATGATATATCTGATCAACAAGGGGCTGGAGCACGGGCAGGCCTTTACCATAATGGAGAGCGTGCGTAAAGGAAAGGGCCTGAAGCCGGATTGGATTGATGATATGAAAGCGCACGATGTGCCGGACTGGTATATTGAGTCCTGTAAGAAGATCAAGTACATGTTCCCAAAAGCCCATGCAGCGGCTTACGTTATGATGGGATGGAGAATTGCCTACTGTAAGATTTACTATCCGCTTGCATACTACGCAGCATTTTTCAGTATCCGTGCAACTGCCTTTTCCTATGAGCTGATGTGCCAGGGAAAAGAAAAGCTGGAGTATTTTATGGACGACTATGAGAAGCGCAAGGATACCCTGAGCAAGAAGGAGCAGGATACTTACAGGGATATGAAGATTGTGCAGGAGATGTATGCCAGAGGATTTGAGTTTCTGCCTATTGACCTTTATAAAGCCAATGCCCACACCTTCCAGATCATGGATGATAAGCTGATGCCCGCCCTGGATACCATAGAGGGTCTGGGAGACAGGGCAGCCGATGCCGTGGTGCTTGCCGCGGAGGAAGGGGAATTTTTGTCCAAAGACGATTTCCGCAACAGGACAAAGGTCAGCAAGACGGTTATTGATCTGATGGATGATCTGGGATTATTCGGTGATCTGCCCGATTCCAATCAGATGTCGTTGTTCGATTTTCAGTAA
- a CDS encoding HD domain-containing protein, with protein sequence MTDNKEDMPRVNRIWNHQGYQKSLHNIEELEKERIFCGHDARHLLDTARLAYIENLELSLGISKEIIYAAALLHDIGRGLQYTEGVPHQEGGVKIAAPILRACGFSDRETEEILEAIGGHRDISVKTGKNLAGILYRADKRSRCCFSCPAEAECNWSTEKKNMRLTV encoded by the coding sequence GTGACAGATAACAAAGAGGATATGCCCCGGGTGAACCGGATCTGGAACCACCAGGGCTATCAAAAGAGTTTACATAATATTGAAGAGTTGGAGAAAGAACGGATTTTCTGCGGACATGACGCCCGGCATTTGCTGGATACGGCAAGGCTTGCATATATTGAAAATCTGGAACTAAGTCTTGGGATTTCAAAAGAGATCATATATGCGGCAGCTCTTCTGCATGATATCGGAAGAGGCCTGCAGTATACAGAGGGGGTTCCCCACCAGGAAGGCGGAGTAAAGATTGCAGCCCCTATACTCAGAGCGTGCGGCTTTTCGGACAGGGAGACAGAGGAGATTCTTGAGGCCATCGGAGGCCATAGAGACATTTCAGTGAAAACAGGGAAGAATCTGGCCGGGATTCTTTACCGCGCGGACAAAAGGTCCCGGTGCTGTTTTTCCTGCCCTGCAGAGGCGGAGTGTAATTGGAGTACGGAAAAGAAAAATATGCGGCTGACCGTGTGA
- a CDS encoding bifunctional folylpolyglutamate synthase/dihydrofolate synthase, giving the protein MNYEEARVYLDEVSKYGSVLGLDNMRELLGRLGDPQDDLKFIHISGTNGKGSALSYMSTILSGAGFRTGRYISPTLYAYRERIQVDGVMIDRESLAALVTVVKEAVDAMEAENKGNPTVFEVETALSFLYFKEQKCDIVVLETGLGGTLDATNVVKTTVMEMISSIGMDHMEFLGGTLQEVAENKAGIIKPHTWVVSAKQDPKAAAVIKRVCREKDCKLAVVDPDAFRDVHYGYEKQTFTYKNWKDVDITLAGTYQVTNAALALEAVEVLRKLGYSLTEEQVRKGMKAAFWRGRFSVIHKNPVVVIDGAHNPAAAKVLKDSLETYFQGKNLHFIMGVLADKDYQSVIEMTAPLAKHIITIETPGNPRALSAGKLKEAVEKVNPSVEAAGSIREAVEKSMKNTQKDDVIAAFGSLSFLGELDREVQSMEGE; this is encoded by the coding sequence ATGAATTACGAAGAAGCAAGAGTATATTTGGACGAGGTGTCCAAATACGGAAGTGTACTTGGTCTGGATAACATGAGAGAGCTGCTTGGACGGCTTGGTGATCCCCAGGATGATCTGAAATTTATCCACATTTCCGGTACCAATGGAAAGGGGTCAGCACTCTCATATATGTCTACAATCCTTTCCGGAGCGGGCTTTCGGACAGGCCGGTACATATCTCCAACCCTATATGCTTACCGGGAACGGATTCAGGTGGATGGAGTGATGATAGACAGGGAATCCCTGGCTGCCCTGGTGACCGTGGTCAAAGAGGCCGTGGATGCCATGGAGGCGGAGAATAAAGGGAACCCAACTGTGTTTGAAGTGGAGACTGCCCTGTCCTTTTTATATTTTAAGGAGCAGAAATGTGACATAGTAGTGCTGGAGACCGGACTTGGAGGGACGCTGGATGCCACCAATGTGGTGAAAACAACAGTAATGGAGATGATTTCCTCCATAGGTATGGACCACATGGAGTTTCTGGGCGGGACGCTTCAGGAGGTCGCAGAGAATAAAGCGGGAATCATCAAGCCACACACATGGGTGGTAAGTGCCAAGCAGGACCCAAAAGCGGCGGCGGTGATCAAGCGGGTCTGCCGTGAAAAGGACTGTAAGCTGGCGGTTGTGGACCCGGATGCTTTTCGGGATGTACATTACGGTTATGAGAAGCAGACTTTTACATATAAGAATTGGAAAGACGTGGACATCACCCTGGCGGGCACATACCAGGTGACGAATGCAGCCCTGGCGCTGGAGGCTGTGGAGGTACTGCGAAAACTTGGGTATTCCCTGACAGAGGAGCAGGTGCGAAAAGGCATGAAGGCGGCCTTCTGGAGAGGACGCTTTTCTGTCATCCACAAAAATCCGGTGGTGGTCATAGACGGTGCCCACAATCCGGCCGCGGCCAAGGTGTTGAAAGATTCCCTTGAGACCTATTTTCAGGGGAAAAACCTGCACTTTATTATGGGCGTGTTGGCGGACAAGGATTATCAAAGTGTGATCGAGATGACAGCACCCCTTGCAAAACATATTATCACTATAGAAACACCGGGCAATCCCAGGGCGCTTTCTGCCGGAAAGTTAAAAGAAGCTGTGGAAAAGGTGAATCCCAGCGTGGAGGCAGCAGGCAGCATACGGGAAGCTGTGGAAAAAAGCATGAAAAATACACAGAAAGATGACGTGATCGCAGCGTTTGGCTCTCTGTCCTTTTTAGGGGAGCTTGACCGGGAAGTACAGTCCATGGAGGGAGAATAA